CCAGCTCTCTACTGTGAAGCAGTAATGAGCTCCTGAAAAAATCATGGGTGCGCTCCTGGATAAGTGATTGCTATTGTAGTACACCAAAAACAAGAGAACAAGACAATATGTAGAGTTCATAAAGTTGAAAAGCCAATTGAAAAGTTAAAGCACAATAATATTCTGGTCTTAGCTGGTCAATTCACTTGGGGCTTTATTAACAGATTACCATGCTAGTTCTTAGAGGAAAGATTTTATTGCCTGTTATGGAAAAGAATGATTTTATTCCTCTTATACATCCCCATGTAACCATTTAAGAGGATTCAGAAAAAGAAAAACGTAGATGACCAGACTAATTCCATAGAAGTTATGTAAGCCTATGCACAGAAGCTAAGtatctttatctttttttttttttttttttaattggtaaACATAATCTCAAAAATATCCTATCCTTTTCCGATCGTTAAAGAAgccaaatatcctcttccgacaCAAACCCAAAGGCACTTCCACAAAAAGCAACCCTTCTTTTTGGTCAGTACCACAAACATACCTATGATAATTGGTCAACTATTTTGGATCTTCAGCGGGAAGACAATGTCACATTCAATTGAACAAACCATTAACTCTTAGCTCACTGTGGAAAGCATTTTTGAAGATGCATAAGCCAAATACTTCAAATATACCACtacatatgaaaaaaaaaaaaaatccacacaAGATGCATAAGCCAAATACTTCGAATATACCACTACATATGAAAAAAAGAGATCCACACATTTAACCAATTGAAAGATAAATTGGAGCTTGCAGACACCGTGACGACATGCCAGCATGGATAAGTATAACAATAAGACCTACAAAGTTTATGTCTTTAAAGTCTCACTGTCAAAGCTCCATAGATCAGTCCACCAAGAAAGAAATCACCAGGTGCGAAACAGCCACCCTTTAGCAGAGTTTTTGACATTTAAAAAACTAAAATAAACGCACTAACCTTTATTACCAGTTTGAATTATATATTCACTTGAGCAGTATTTGAACTTTCCTTGGCCAAAAAAGCAGGCTACCTTGTAGACTAAACTAGATATGCTTTTCCAGGGTCAATTgcacatacatatgtatataaacatatacataatgtataaacatatgtatattatgtatatgtacatatccCTGCATATCTTTTGTGTGTTATATtgatatatatttgtttttttatGACGATGGTGTCCGGGCAAGCTTGCGCACGGCTCGATTATTCTACcgggtacctgctacctcccaccatcATAGATACCGGGTAAGTCTGTCACCAAGGCTTAAGTAAATGGAAAGAAATTACCTAGTGTTTTTACCTCCGCTtgaatttgaacctgagacctcatggttgtCCTCCCACTTCTTTGACCACTACGCCATAGCATCAAGAAGATGTGGTAAGTACAATAAAAGTTTCACGGaagaataagtaaataaaaggaaaaagagaaaaCAAAGGGGGTAGGCTCCTGAGAGGGGCCCTCAAGTAGATGGATGTAAATCTAGGTGTTCAAGTCATCAATGGCCCTAGCCGAATAGACTTTATCCTAACTAGATGACATGATGGAACCACATGCAAAGGACTGTTGGTCATTCTAGGAGAAGCGATGACCACCCAACATAGATTGGTGGTCTTGAATGTAAAGTGTTATAATATGAGAAAGGGGACGATTCACAAGCAATCAAGATTTTGATGGTAGTCATTAAAGAGAAATATTATGAGGGGAAGGAGCATGGGATTAGAGTGAGGCAGATATCCTAGGGAAGGAAATGTCCGGTTGCTTAAAAAAAGCAGCAAGTGTTAGATGTGTCTAAAGGTTTAGGAAGTGTGAAGAGCTATTAGATCTAAAAGAGTGCTATAGGAAGTTGCCAAAGGCAGAAGACCGAGAACCCTTTGAAGATTACAAGAGAGTTAAGGAGGAATCTAAGAAGGCGATTAGTAAAGCTCGAGGGAAAGCCCTAGATGAATTGTACCAAAAGCTAAAGACCTGAAAGGAGAGAAATGAGAAGGAGATAAAGAAATGCTTAAGCTAGCACAACTGAGAGAGAAGATGAGTAAGGACTTAAACATTTGAAGTGTATCAAAGACGATTCTCAACAAGTGTTGATGGGAGATAACGAGATCCATGAAAGATGGAGTCTCTATCTTGATCAATCTTTCAACTCCGACCATGAGAAAGCAATTTGGACACATATACATCCATGCGCAATAGAAACTTTAGCTATACTCATTGAATTAGGCCGACAAAGGTAAAGGATGCCATGAAAATTATGAAGATTAGAAAAGCATTTGGTTCAGATAGTATCCTCATGGAGGTTTGGAAATGTCTTGAAGAGGTTGGAGTATGATGGCTTACAAAATTATTTAATGCTATACTAAGAAGTAGTATATCCGAGGAGTACCCTGATTTCAATTTATAAGAACAAAGGAGATATTCAAATTGCCAACTATCATCACATTAAACATACGAGCTATATGATGAAACTCTGGGACAAAGCAACAATGTGTAGGCTTAGGGACACTACAAGAGTAACAAAGAATCGATTTGCTTTACGATAAAGCGTGTGAAAGGATGCCCACAAAGAAAAGGTGTAAAGGAGTTTTGTCCAATTTTGGGAAGTAAAGTATGTTTAAGCCTAAGTTTTACTATTCTATGACTTCATTGATAAGTTCATAAAACTTTAAGGAAGTACATGCATTTTCTCACTTATTTAGAAAAGAAAATTTCAGTGTTAGAAATGATTAGCAAACAAGGGGATAATTCGCATGATGTCTAAAACCAAGAGTGGTTGATTAGCCTATTCCATTGCCACACAGAAGTAATGCACATATTACAAAAGCGACAACAATCAATTTACTCTTTTTCTTTTGATATTAAGAATGATCTGTATCCCTTTTCTTTCCAACAACATAAGAAGACAATCAAACCATAATGTTATGAACTTACCGCCTCTCCTCTGTTTCCAGGCAGGATCAGACCCTAGGAGACAACCCAATAATTCTCTCTgcaacaaagatcaaagcaaaAAATAAGTGGTATCACCTAAGAACGGCAAAAGAACCAATTGGGTCGTTCCATATCTCAACTGGTATCGTGCTTACAGTACCTTTTTGTTCTTGGTAGGGGTATCTAGCTTACAATAGTTTTATTCATATGAAACAATTACCATAGATGCTTTGTTAGAGGTGGAACCAGgcacaaataaacagaattagaAGGATGCTATAGATAAATTAGTAGACAGCAGACAAGCTATACAGAGAATAGTTTAGGAACCTCCAGGAACAAATATGAAAGAAGAGAGGAAAACAAAAGGCTCACACTTCAATCTCAGGCAACTTATCTTGAACTTATTATTAATCACCACTAATTTGACTTCCCCAACTACAAGCCCCCTCACAAACTAAACTTTGTTGATAATTAAACTTGTAACTGGTATGCCTAGAAACACATACTCTCACAGAGTAGATAACCCTTGTTTTCAGCAATAAATCGGACCCATACcatatttttggattttttttaaaatcttccTTTATTGTGCTCATGTTAATGAAGAATGGTGGTGGGAGAGCTTATAAAATAATAGCCAAAGGAGCTAGATTGAAGGGTCAAACTGGTGACCGATAGACTCATCTCCACATCCCAGAATACTTTAATTGGTGACTAGATGCATCCCTTATAGCAAATGAGATGGTCGACTCAAGATTCAGGAAAGGAGAACCACACGAATTGTGTGAATGGACATCAAGAAGGTCCCTGGTCATGttaaattatattattttatgttcGGATGAATTGGCTTTGGATACGGAAAGATAACATGGATAAGGCATTGTGTATGAACAGTGTTAAATCTTCCATTCTGTTGTACATCATCCGTCCTTTTTTGCAGTTTAAAGGAAACTAGACAAGGGATTCAATTTATTTAAAAAGGCATTTTACTGAAAGGTTCCCAGAGGTGCACAAAAAGTTCCTACTAATTGTGCAAGTTGGAAACGAAATCTAACAGGCTTTCAGCATTATTTCAAGTTCAAGTATGCAATAAAATATAATCTCTACAAAACAGTGAGCTTTTTATCTCAGTTTTTCTATTTATAACATTTAATCAACATATGAGCACAAATGAATAGAGGAACAAACTGAAACTTACCTCAGTATTAAGATGGGGTTAAATTGGATATGGGAGAGCACCCTGTGTATAATTGCGACCTCTTATGTCAATGATCGAACCAGACAAGCAAAATACAATTTCTCAGGTTTGCATATTATGAACTGCTCTATCACTTGTAACTGTCATAAGGCCTCTTTTCATCATTTCATTTTGCAATGCAAGAACTTCTTCTAGATTACCGATCTCTTGATATTTTCTTAGGAGACATGAAAATACAACCTCATCAGGTTTAATACCTTTCTCAATCATCTCATCAAAAAACATTCTCGCCTGAGGCACCTGGCCATTTTTTGAGAGCCCAGAAATCAAAGCAGTGTAGGCATGAAGGTCAAGCTCCAAACCACTTTCGGTCATTCTCATTTGTAAATTTAAAGCATCTTGAACATTTCCCTGCTTTAGATTTCCATCTATCAAGGATGTATACACTATTTTGTCTGGAACTATACCTTTGCCAAGCATTTCATCAAATATCTTTTCCGCAGCCCCTAGACATTTATTTTTACAGAGGCCATGAATTAGAGCTGTATAAGCCACGACATTAGGCTGCAAACCCATTTTTGGCATAGAATGGAAATGGTCCACTGCTTCCTGGACAAATCCCAGCCGACACAAGCCATCAATTAATGCAGAATACATCACAACAGTAGGGGAAATACCTTTTTCCTGCATTTCATTTAGCAGAGCCTGTGCTTCTACGGATTTTCCAGCCTTAAAGTAAGCGTCAGCAAGTATTGTGTATATGACATAATTTCCCTCTAGCCCAAGACCCTTCATTTTATCAAATAAAACTTTGGCTTCTTCAAACTTCTCGTCAGAGCAAAAACTCCATAAAACTATTCCATAGAGTAATGTGTCTGGTCTGATATTATTTTCTTTCATTTGTTCCAACATCTTAAAAGCATCCACTAGCCTTTTTGATTTGATATACCCATGGATAAGAGCAGTATAGACTTCTAAATTTGGGACAATCCCATCCTTCAACATGACCCTAAAAACTTCTTCAGCTTCCTTGATATTCCCTTTATTACAAAGGCCATCAACCATTGTCGCATAGGTCACGACATTTAACTTAACTCCTACCTCTAGCATCTCTTTAACAAGCTTCAAAGCTTCATCAACTTTACCAGCTTTAAAATGAGCGTCAATCAACGAAGTATAAGTAAATTCATTAGGAGCAAGACCAACCCGCCTCATGTCTACAAAGAACTTTATAGCTCCTTGTAACATCCCTTCTTTGGCAAAAACATCAATAAATATGCTATAAGTAACCACATTGGGATTCAACCCACTTTTCTTCATCTCATGAAGATACTCACATGCAACTACCATCCTTCCAGATCGACAAAAACAATTGATCAATGTATTGTATGTTACTACATCAGGAAGACACTTCATTTCTTTGTATATAGAAACCATATCCTCAAGCTCCCCATGCTTACCAATTCCATCAATGAGAGAATTGTATGTAACTATATCTGGACCGATGCCCTTATCCTTCATCTGAGCGAATAACCTTTTCGCTGCATTCAAATCCCCATCCTTACATAAATAGCCAATCATTATATTGTATGTATACACCGTCGGAACAATCCCAGACtcaatcatatcatgaaagaacTTCAACGACGAGTTCTTATCCCCTAACTTTGAGAATCTCTGCAAAAGATAATTACAAGATCGTGCTTTGGGAAGAACGCTAAAACTTCTCATCCTTAAAAAGCACTCAGTAGCTTCCTTAAGCAAACCCAACTCAATTAGTACACTAAACAATGCATCAAACACGCCATACCCACCCGGCTCACAAGCGTTTCTCGTTGACCAAAGGACATCAATAGGATTATTAGTGAGAGTAACCAATTCTTTTAGAACAACATATGTATCACTGTACATTCTAGAATAAAACAAAATGTGAGCTACAATACAATAACCCTCTGGAGTATGATAAAATGAAGTCTGTGTTTTGGCCCACTTGAAAAACTTCAAGACTAACCTTGGCTCTTTTTTCAATGTGAATAGGATATTGGACACCCAAATAGGAGCTAAACCCGAATTCCTAAAATCTTCCCATTTCTCTTCCCGTATGATTTTCTTAATGGAATCGACATCattaaaattaatattaatattattattattattagtggaAAAAGGGTATCTGAATAAGCAAAGGAAGGtgttaacaaagaagaagaagttttGAGGGAATGGAGTAAATGAAGTTGCAGCTGATGACAAATGGTGAGATTTTCTGAATGTGATACCCAATAGACCACGAGGGGAAATTAACATGGTTTGAACATATACAAGAGAAGAAAATAGCTTCACTAATAATTGACTCCATTCATTGCAAGCTAtatttggtggtggtggtggtgagttTTAGGGTTTAAGCAGCGGAGATGCGAAATACCACACCAGTCCACGCTCTTGCTAATTTTAACACTAATAAATACACCTCTTAGCACTAGCATACAACATTAGTTATAACGTTTAAACATTGTACACCTACATTTTAAGCATTTTTTGTTGTTTTCATCCGGTGTCAAGTACTCGCATTGGGACCCGACTAATCCGGATTCGTGCCGGGCAGTTTCACATTGGGGGGAGGGAGGAAACGCTCCTTAACAAGGGTGATTTGTACCCAAGGGGGTTCGAACTCGAGACCTCTTGGTTAAGAATGGAGTAGTACTAGCCACTGCACCACAATCCTGGTTAGTACATTttaagcattttgatttggtgcacGTGCTAGTTATATTGAGATTGTAATGGAagaattatttatttaataattAGTAGTGAAAAGATTgttataaataattaataatgaaATTTTATTTACATGAATTAATTTATTTAAAAGATATTACTatacatatttttattttatattctatCTATCATAGCTAGAGTTAATATCCATCAAAACTCTAAAATATTCACGTTTTATCAGTTTAATACTTAAATTATGAGGTGTTGTTGTTACCCTTGACTATAATATTCATTATCTAATGGGAGTGCCTTCACTTTCTTTGTAGTGTGTAAGAGCTAGAAAATAGATCACAAAGAAAATCTTTGTTGTATTTTACATTCATTTTGTAAAATttgattatttttattttttatttgttataTCTTTTTATGTCTTCT
Above is a genomic segment from Lycium barbarum isolate Lr01 chromosome 12, ASM1917538v2, whole genome shotgun sequence containing:
- the LOC132622139 gene encoding putative pentatricopeptide repeat-containing protein At2g02150, with protein sequence MLISPRGLLGITFRKSHHLSSAATSFTPFPQNFFFFVNTFLCLFRYPFSTNNNNNININFNDVDSIKKIIREEKWEDFRNSGLAPIWVSNILFTLKKEPRLVLKFFKWAKTQTSFYHTPEGYCIVAHILFYSRMYSDTYVVLKELVTLTNNPIDVLWSTRNACEPGGYGVFDALFSVLIELGLLKEATECFLRMRSFSVLPKARSCNYLLQRFSKLGDKNSSLKFFHDMIESGIVPTVYTYNIMIGYLCKDGDLNAAKRLFAQMKDKGIGPDIVTYNSLIDGIGKHGELEDMVSIYKEMKCLPDVVTYNTLINCFCRSGRMVVACEYLHEMKKSGLNPNVVTYSIFIDVFAKEGMLQGAIKFFVDMRRVGLAPNEFTYTSLIDAHFKAGKVDEALKLVKEMLEVGVKLNVVTYATMVDGLCNKGNIKEAEEVFRVMLKDGIVPNLEVYTALIHGYIKSKRLVDAFKMLEQMKENNIRPDTLLYGIVLWSFCSDEKFEEAKVLFDKMKGLGLEGNYVIYTILADAYFKAGKSVEAQALLNEMQEKGISPTVVMYSALIDGLCRLGFVQEAVDHFHSMPKMGLQPNVVAYTALIHGLCKNKCLGAAEKIFDEMLGKGIVPDKIVYTSLIDGNLKQGNVQDALNLQMRMTESGLELDLHAYTALISGLSKNGQVPQARMFFDEMIEKGIKPDEVVFSCLLRKYQEIGNLEEVLALQNEMMKRGLMTVTSDRAVHNMQT